TACGCAACACCGTAGAAATACACAATTTTTTCTACAAGGGTATAATTTTTTGATTTCATTTCAAAGAGAGGTATGTTTATTGCACTTCCTAAAATTGATATCAAGAATAGTAATGTTCCAACAACTGGACTAAAACCTAATCTTGCAAAAGCCTCTACGATACCTCCAGCAAAAATGAGTATAAATAAAGGATAAAGAAGCAAGAATAGGATAATAAGCATAAGGATAAAAGGCAATTCTAACGGAAAATAAAAATAATTTTTTTTCATTTTTCACCTCCATTGTGTTCTTAAATTATATTTATTTTTATTTGCTTCAAAAAAATTTTTTGTATAATTAAGTTATGAGAAGTCTCATTTTGATAATTGATTATTATAGAATTTTTTTCTCTATAGTTTTCTTTGCCTTAGGTGCTATAATAGGCTCTTTTTTAAACGTTGTAATCTATAGACTCCCAAAAGGTGAATCGATAGTCTATCCCCCATCACATTGCACGCATTGTGGTCACAAATTAGCAGCCTCAGATTTAATTCCAATTTTTAGTTATATCTATTTAAAGGGTAGATGTAGGTACTGTAATGAAAAAATTTCAATTGTTTATCCAATTGTTGAGGCTATCACAGGTATTACAGTTGCTCTTTTGTTCTTAAAGTTTGGCTTCTCTTTAGATTTATTGAAATATATCGTCTTTGCTTGTATTCTTATTGTTATTGCAATGATTGACTTAAATACTGGTTATGTCTACGATTCAATAGTTATTCCTTCTATTTTTGTTGGTTTAGCCTTCTCTTTTTTTACTACTGGCTTTAAGGAAGCAATTTTTGGAGCAATTTTTTACGGTGTTCTGTTTTTTCTCATTATCTTAATTTCAAAACTGTTCTATAAAGAAGGAGGAATGGGTGAAGGTGACTTAACCGCTGGAATAATGATAGGAGCATTTTTAGGGCTGAAACTATCGGTTGTTTCTTTCATTCTTTCTTTTATTTTTGGTTCTCTTGTTGGTATTCTTATTATGATTTTTGAAAAAAAGGATGGTGAAACTCAGATACCCTTCGTGCCGTATCTTGCATTTGGTGCAATTGTTTCGGTATTTTTGGGTGGTAAATTAATTAGCTTTTATCTTCAATTATTTTAAAGGAGGTAGTAGATGGGACTATTTAGCAAAAATAAAACGCCAATTATCGGAGTTGATTTAGGTTCCGGTTTTATAAAGATGGCGCAGTTTGAGAAAAAAGGAGATAGTTTAAAACTCGTAAACTTCGGATTACTAGATTTACCCGAAGGTGCAATAGTTGAAGGTAGAATTGAAAAAATGTCCG
This genomic stretch from Caldisericaceae bacterium harbors:
- a CDS encoding prepilin peptidase — encoded protein: MRSLILIIDYYRIFFSIVFFALGAIIGSFLNVVIYRLPKGESIVYPPSHCTHCGHKLAASDLIPIFSYIYLKGRCRYCNEKISIVYPIVEAITGITVALLFLKFGFSLDLLKYIVFACILIVIAMIDLNTGYVYDSIVIPSIFVGLAFSFFTTGFKEAIFGAIFYGVLFFLIILISKLFYKEGGMGEGDLTAGIMIGAFLGLKLSVVSFILSFIFGSLVGILIMIFEKKDGETQIPFVPYLAFGAIVSVFLGGKLISFYLQLF